In Gambusia affinis linkage group LG06, SWU_Gaff_1.0, whole genome shotgun sequence, one DNA window encodes the following:
- the LOC122832528 gene encoding melanocortin-2 receptor accessory protein-like — MFRSTSALHSSNRTASFFSKNDTIVPGNSTSAPLYEWEYYLDYLDPVFVDESQLKYHKYSIVIILWVSLAAFVGFLFLILNLMSLSVKLPKINKSKVKRHHKSSGSSPRADSGDGSDGCLNPC; from the exons atGTTCAGATCGACTTCGGCTCTTCACTCTAGCAACAGAACAGCAAgctttttctccaaaaatgaCACTATTGTTCCGGGGAACTCCACCAGTGCTCCTCTGTATGAATGGGAGTACTACTTGGATTATCTCGATCCTGTTTTTGTGGATGAGAGCCAGCTGAAATACcataaat ACTCAATTGTCATAATACTCTGGGTATCTCTGGCTGCTTTTGTGGGATTTCTCTTTCTCATTTTGAACCTAATGTCTCTCAGTGTGAAGTTGCCAAA AATAAACAAATCTAAAGTTAAGCGTCACCACAAAAGCTCAGGTTCTTCACCACGGGCCGATTCTGGAG ATGGCTCCGATGGCTGTTTGAATCCTTGTTGA